A part of Neovison vison isolate M4711 chromosome 6, ASM_NN_V1, whole genome shotgun sequence genomic DNA contains:
- the LOC122910789 gene encoding CD209 antigen-like protein E yields the protein MAEMCDSKDLGDPEEEMFGDRRVTKKYTGLLRGSKILPGCLTRAQLPLLLLLVSVGFFLLLVATLVQVSSVRQSLQKEKWDHQQSPSQVGVSQKPPRSDLDEILQQLTWMNATLAGLCRPCPWKWELFQGTCYFFSQTQNAWKDAISACQNLRAQLVIINSTAEQKFLKSWNTKNNQRTWIGLSDHHNEGSWKWLDNSPVQLSFWKEGEPNNHGDEDCVELYNEGWNDNRCSVENFWTCEKPSSPCPGS from the exons atggCAGAAATGTGTGACTCCAAGGACCTGGGGGACCCCG AGGAGGAGATGTTTGGGGACAGGAGAGTAACGAAGAAATACACTGGTCTACTCAGAGGCTCAAAGATCTTGCCAG GGTGTCTGACGCGGGCCCAGCTGCCTCTACTTCTTCTTCTCGTCTCCGTGGGCTTCTTCCTGCTCCTGGTGGCCACCCTGGTTCAAG TCTCTAGCGTTCGCCAGTCACTGCAGAAAGAGAAGTGGGACCATCAGCAGAGCCCCAGCCAAG TGGGTGTGTCTCAGAAGCCCCCACGATCAGACCTGGATGAGATCCTCCAGCAGCTGACTTGGATGAATGCCACCCTGG cTGGTCTGTGCCGCCCCTGTCCCTGGAAATGGGAACTCTTCCAGGGAACCTGCTACTTCTTCTCCCAGACCCAGAACGCCTGGAAAGATGCCATCTCGGCGTGTCAGAACTTGAGGGCCCAGCTGGTGATCATCAACAGTACCGCGGAGCAG AAATTTCTGAAGTCTTGGAATACGAAAAATAACCAGCGCACTTGGATCGGCCTCAGTGACCACCACAATGAGGGGTCCTGGAAGTGGCTGGACAACTCCCCCGTACAGCTCAG CTTCTGGAAAGAAGGGGAACCCAACAACCACGGAGACGAGGACTGTGTAGAATTGTACAACGAAGGCTGGAACGACAACAGATGTAGCGTGGAAAACTTCTGGACGTGTGAGAAGCCCTCGTCCCCCTGCCCTGGCTCCTGA